One genomic window of Acidovorax radicis includes the following:
- a CDS encoding TetR/AcrR family transcriptional regulator, with protein MASRTSTKSPTTPAAAQPAEPVDRRQDILNAALACAAEGGVDAVTIDGVRARCGASVGSIYHHFGNRDGIVAALFFDIFHDQSRSVQAQLDAAQGVEAGVLALVTGYLDWVVAQPERARFMFQARGAVAAGPRTPDLAEAARRRNQALVAWFEPHRQSGALRDLPCELMPSLVMGPVQSYCRAWLSERSGLGGLPSPITYRAELADAAWRAVRA; from the coding sequence ATGGCAAGCCGTACTTCCACAAAATCACCCACCACCCCAGCCGCCGCCCAGCCCGCAGAGCCCGTGGACCGCCGCCAGGACATCCTGAACGCCGCCCTGGCCTGCGCGGCCGAAGGCGGCGTGGATGCGGTCACCATCGATGGCGTGCGCGCGCGCTGCGGGGCCAGCGTGGGAAGCATTTATCACCACTTTGGCAACCGCGACGGCATCGTGGCCGCGCTGTTCTTCGACATCTTTCACGACCAGTCACGCAGCGTGCAGGCCCAGCTTGATGCCGCCCAGGGCGTCGAAGCGGGCGTGTTGGCCCTGGTCACGGGCTATCTGGACTGGGTGGTGGCGCAGCCCGAGCGGGCACGGTTCATGTTCCAGGCGCGCGGCGCGGTGGCTGCGGGCCCGCGCACCCCGGACCTGGCCGAGGCAGCGCGGCGCCGCAACCAGGCGCTGGTGGCCTGGTTCGAGCCCCACCGCCAGTCCGGCGCGCTGCGCGACCTGCCGTGCGAGCTGATGCCGTCGCTGGTGATGGGGCCGGTGCAGAGCTACTGCAGGGCGTGGCTGTCTGAGCGTTCAGGCCTGGGTGGCCTGCCCTCGCCCATTACGTACCGCGCTGAGTTGGCGGATGCGGCGTGGCGGGCTGTGCGGGCTTGA
- the cynR gene encoding transcriptional regulator CynR: protein MEIRQLRYFLDIARTEHLTQSAQNLFVTQSTLSHGLRQLEQELGVALFDRLGRGLKLSQAGAAFRIYAARALQEIEAGRMALADMGALQSGSLVVGVIPTFLHTLVPAAVAAFSMAYPGVNVVVRDLRAGPIEEQLVEGQLDVGIAFYPTEREEIDTEPLFEERMQLVVNRQHPLARRRTLALKELAQVPLAMLPRAFTTRRLIDDSLRAAGVVPIVRVEMESVEGLLDVCRWGDLASIAPERAAQQASDLHAVDLHSPAMLRHAGILWRKGASRSRAALEFAALLKA, encoded by the coding sequence ATGGAAATCCGTCAGCTTCGCTACTTTCTCGACATTGCGCGCACCGAGCACCTCACGCAGTCCGCGCAGAACCTTTTCGTCACGCAGTCCACGCTGTCGCACGGTTTGCGCCAGTTGGAGCAGGAGCTGGGGGTGGCGCTGTTCGACCGGCTGGGCCGGGGCCTCAAGCTGTCGCAGGCGGGGGCGGCTTTTCGCATCTACGCTGCGCGGGCGCTGCAGGAGATCGAGGCGGGCCGCATGGCCTTGGCGGACATGGGGGCGTTGCAGTCGGGCTCGCTTGTCGTCGGCGTCATCCCGACGTTTCTTCACACACTGGTGCCCGCCGCCGTGGCGGCCTTCAGCATGGCCTACCCAGGCGTGAACGTGGTGGTGCGCGATCTGCGCGCCGGCCCGATCGAGGAGCAACTGGTGGAGGGGCAGCTTGATGTGGGCATTGCCTTCTATCCCACCGAGCGCGAAGAGATCGACACCGAGCCCCTGTTTGAAGAGCGCATGCAGCTGGTGGTGAACCGCCAGCACCCGCTGGCGCGCCGCCGCACGCTCGCCCTTAAGGAACTGGCCCAGGTGCCGCTGGCCATGTTGCCCCGGGCTTTTACCACCCGCCGCCTTATCGACGACAGCCTGCGCGCGGCGGGTGTGGTGCCCATCGTGCGGGTGGAGATGGAATCCGTGGAAGGGTTGCTGGACGTGTGCCGCTGGGGTGATCTGGCCAGCATTGCGCCTGAGCGCGCGGCGCAGCAGGCGAGTGACCTGCACGCCGTCGACCTGCATTCGCCCGCCATGCTGCGGCATGCGGGCATCCTGTGGCGCAAGGGCGCCTCGCGCAGCCGGGCGGCGCTTGAGTTCGCGGCCTTGCTCAAGGCATGA
- a CDS encoding NADPH-dependent 2,4-dienoyl-CoA reductase, which produces MTSITSQSLPGNALYPHLLAPLDLGFTTLKNRVLMGSMHTGLEDGRDLMRMAAYFRERAEGDVGLIVTGGFAPNIAGWAKPFAGTLATSGAARRHRVVTDAVHGAGGKIALQILHTGRYAYHPLAVAPSRLQSPISPFTPFALSARGVERQIRAFVNCAVKAREAGYDGVEVMGSEGYFINQFLSQTTNLRTDAWGGDYSHRMRLPVEILARMREAVGPDFIIIYRLSMIDLVPGGSAWDEIVTLGKAVATGGANIVNTGIGWHEARVPTIATSVPRAAFAWVTQKMKAEFAAAGITTPLVTSNRINTPEVAEQVLADGCADMVSMARPLLADAAFVKKAAQGRADRINTCIACNQACLDHVFQNKTSSCLVNPRACHETELVYRPVSSRKRVAVVGAGPAGLTAATVAAERGHEVHLFDAAPAIGGQLNMAKVIPGKEEFHEMLRYLATRVEDTGVQLHLNQRVLAADLAGFDEVIVATGVEPRDPKIPGQDHPKVLSYIDVLKRGKPVGERVAIIGAGGIGFDVAEFLTHGEHPSTTLDLPAWKAEWGITDPAEARGGLAASGPRVTPPARQVTLLQRKKGKLGGSLGKTTGWIHRATLKMKAVEMVGGVNYERIADEGLLVSYGEKRENPTWIACDTVVLCAGQVPLRSLAQDLEAQGRKPHLIGGALEAGELDAKRAIDQAARLAARL; this is translated from the coding sequence ATGACATCGATCACCAGCCAGTCGCTGCCCGGCAACGCCCTGTATCCCCACCTGCTTGCACCTTTGGATCTGGGTTTCACCACCCTCAAGAACCGCGTGCTCATGGGCTCCATGCACACGGGGCTGGAGGACGGGCGCGACCTCATGCGCATGGCGGCGTACTTCCGTGAGCGGGCCGAGGGTGATGTGGGCCTGATCGTGACGGGCGGCTTTGCGCCCAACATCGCGGGCTGGGCCAAGCCCTTCGCGGGCACGCTGGCAACCTCGGGCGCGGCCAGGCGCCACCGCGTGGTGACCGACGCGGTGCATGGTGCGGGCGGCAAGATCGCTTTGCAGATCCTGCACACGGGCCGCTATGCCTACCACCCGCTGGCCGTGGCGCCGTCGCGGCTGCAGTCGCCCATCTCGCCGTTCACACCGTTCGCGCTGTCGGCACGCGGGGTGGAACGGCAGATTCGCGCGTTTGTGAACTGCGCCGTGAAGGCGCGTGAGGCGGGCTACGACGGCGTGGAAGTGATGGGCTCCGAGGGCTACTTCATCAACCAGTTTCTGTCGCAAACCACCAACCTGCGCACCGACGCCTGGGGCGGCGACTACAGCCACCGCATGCGCCTGCCGGTGGAGATCCTGGCCCGCATGCGCGAGGCCGTGGGGCCAGATTTCATCATCATCTATCGCCTGTCGATGATCGACCTGGTGCCCGGCGGCAGCGCGTGGGACGAGATCGTCACGCTGGGCAAGGCCGTGGCCACGGGCGGGGCCAACATCGTCAACACCGGCATTGGCTGGCACGAGGCGCGCGTGCCCACCATTGCCACCAGCGTGCCGCGCGCAGCGTTTGCCTGGGTCACGCAGAAGATGAAGGCCGAGTTCGCGGCGGCGGGCATCACCACGCCGCTGGTCACCTCCAACCGCATCAACACGCCCGAGGTGGCCGAGCAGGTGCTGGCCGATGGCTGCGCCGACATGGTGTCGATGGCGCGGCCGCTGCTGGCCGATGCGGCGTTTGTGAAGAAGGCCGCGCAGGGGCGGGCGGATCGCATCAACACCTGCATTGCCTGCAACCAGGCCTGTCTGGACCATGTGTTCCAGAACAAGACCAGCAGCTGCCTGGTCAACCCGCGCGCCTGCCATGAGACGGAACTGGTGTACCGCCCGGTGTCGTCGCGCAAGCGTGTGGCGGTGGTGGGCGCCGGGCCGGCGGGTTTGACCGCTGCCACGGTGGCCGCCGAGCGCGGGCACGAGGTGCATCTGTTCGATGCCGCACCCGCCATCGGCGGCCAGCTCAACATGGCCAAGGTGATCCCGGGCAAGGAAGAGTTCCACGAAATGCTGCGCTACCTGGCCACACGCGTGGAAGACACGGGCGTGCAACTGCACCTGAACCAGCGCGTGTTGGCCGCCGACCTGGCGGGCTTTGACGAAGTCATCGTCGCGACCGGCGTGGAGCCGCGCGACCCGAAGATCCCCGGCCAGGACCACCCCAAGGTGCTGAGCTACATCGACGTGCTGAAGCGCGGCAAGCCGGTGGGCGAGCGCGTGGCCATCATCGGCGCGGGCGGCATCGGCTTTGATGTGGCCGAGTTCCTCACGCACGGTGAGCACCCCTCCACCACGCTCGACCTGCCCGCCTGGAAGGCCGAGTGGGGCATCACCGACCCGGCCGAGGCGCGCGGTGGCCTGGCCGCCAGCGGCCCGCGCGTGACGCCGCCCGCACGGCAGGTGACGCTGCTGCAGCGCAAGAAGGGCAAGCTCGGCGGATCTTTGGGCAAGACCACGGGCTGGATCCACCGCGCCACGCTCAAGATGAAAGCGGTGGAGATGGTGGGCGGCGTGAACTACGAGCGCATTGCCGACGAAGGCCTGCTGGTGTCGTACGGAGAGAAGCGCGAAAACCCGACCTGGATTGCCTGTGACACCGTGGTGCTGTGCGCAGGCCAGGTGCCCTTGCGCAGCCTGGCGCAGGACCTGGAGGCCCAAGGCCGCAAGCCCCACCTCATCGGTGGTGCGCTGGAGGCAGGCGAGCTGGATGCCAAACGCGCCATCGACCAGGCGGCGCGGCTGGCGGCGCGCTTGTGA
- a CDS encoding AraC family transcriptional regulator: MTLTLRTLPRMRLATMRHTGAYGHPGLTELWERFGSWCAAHRLNDPRPKFYGFSHDDPACTPPEQCRYDAAVQIGVGLRTGPDVQVMDYEGGDYACMHFVGTGPEIGAAWAQMGTPGQIPDGWEWEPRAALEIYDEDFAVDPATGRFPCWLCVPVQRCR; encoded by the coding sequence ATGACCCTGACCCTCCGCACCCTGCCCCGCATGCGCCTTGCCACCATGCGCCACACCGGCGCCTACGGCCACCCGGGCCTGACCGAGTTGTGGGAGCGTTTTGGCAGTTGGTGTGCCGCCCATCGGCTGAATGATCCGCGCCCCAAGTTCTATGGCTTCAGCCACGATGACCCGGCCTGCACGCCGCCCGAGCAGTGCCGCTATGACGCAGCGGTGCAGATTGGCGTGGGCCTGCGCACCGGGCCCGATGTGCAGGTGATGGACTACGAAGGCGGCGACTACGCCTGCATGCACTTTGTGGGCACGGGACCAGAGATCGGCGCCGCCTGGGCGCAGATGGGCACGCCGGGCCAGATCCCCGACGGCTGGGAATGGGAGCCGCGTGCTGCGCTGGAGATCTACGACGAGGACTTTGCAGTGGACCCGGCCACGGGGCGCTTTCCGTGCTGGCTGTGTGTGCCGGTGCAGCGCTGCCGCTGA
- a CDS encoding muconate cycloisomerase family protein, giving the protein MTPRDGFTVERIDVRILDIPTIRPHKLSFGSISRQSPVIVQLWLKGGACGFGEAATIGGPSWNEESPESIHHAIANYLAPALVGQDGGGFEVALARMDKACKGNAFAKSAVEMALFDAVARTLGQPAWQLLGGKVHQSLPLAWTLASGNVDRDLQEAQLRLEQKRHHIFKMKIGANAPADDVAHVAQIARGLQGRATLTVDVNQAWDGNTARRYLPQLVEAGVTLIEQPVARWNVQALKALTATLGGALIMADETVCTPQDALMLAREQAAHVFSLKVAKHGGLLRTRKVAAVAEAADIGWYGGTMLETSLGSAASAHVFATLGGQHHGCELFGPQLLVDDIVESQMPIADFALQLPDGPGFGVQVSLAQLDRFDRAREGKAPLHMDMGRQATTSATTQTTTQATV; this is encoded by the coding sequence ATGACCCCCCGCGATGGATTCACCGTCGAGCGCATCGACGTGCGCATCCTGGACATCCCCACCATCCGGCCCCACAAGCTGTCGTTCGGCTCGATCAGCCGCCAAAGCCCGGTCATCGTGCAACTGTGGCTCAAGGGTGGCGCCTGCGGTTTCGGCGAGGCGGCCACCATCGGCGGCCCCTCGTGGAACGAAGAATCGCCTGAAAGCATTCACCACGCCATTGCCAACTACCTGGCACCGGCCCTGGTCGGCCAGGACGGGGGCGGCTTTGAAGTGGCCCTGGCGCGCATGGACAAGGCCTGCAAAGGCAACGCCTTTGCCAAGAGCGCCGTCGAGATGGCCCTGTTCGATGCCGTGGCCCGCACCCTGGGCCAGCCCGCCTGGCAGCTGCTGGGCGGCAAGGTGCACCAGAGCCTGCCCCTGGCCTGGACGCTAGCCAGCGGCAACGTGGACCGCGACTTGCAAGAGGCGCAACTGCGCCTTGAACAAAAGCGCCACCACATCTTCAAAATGAAGATAGGCGCCAACGCCCCGGCCGATGACGTGGCCCATGTGGCGCAGATTGCACGCGGCCTGCAGGGCCGCGCCACGCTGACAGTGGACGTGAACCAAGCCTGGGATGGCAACACCGCCCGCCGCTACCTGCCGCAGCTCGTGGAGGCTGGCGTGACCCTCATCGAGCAGCCCGTGGCGCGCTGGAACGTGCAAGCCCTCAAGGCCCTGACCGCCACGCTGGGCGGCGCCCTCATCATGGCCGACGAGACCGTATGCACCCCGCAAGACGCGCTGATGCTGGCGCGCGAGCAGGCTGCCCATGTCTTCTCGCTCAAGGTGGCCAAACACGGCGGCCTGCTGCGCACCCGCAAGGTGGCGGCCGTGGCCGAGGCCGCCGACATTGGCTGGTACGGCGGCACCATGCTGGAGACGTCGCTGGGCAGCGCCGCATCGGCCCATGTCTTTGCCACCCTGGGTGGCCAACACCACGGCTGCGAGCTCTTTGGCCCGCAACTGCTGGTGGACGACATCGTGGAGTCGCAGATGCCGATTGCCGACTTTGCGCTGCAGCTGCCCGACGGCCCCGGCTTTGGCGTGCAGGTCTCGCTCGCACAACTCGACCGCTTTGACCGCGCACGCGAGGGAAAGGCACCGCTGCACATGGACATGGGCCGCCAGGCCACCACGTCAGCCACCACCCAAACAACTACCCAGGCCACCGTTTAA
- a CDS encoding SlyX family protein: protein MSDTNDLANILQRLESLEIKASFTEDLLDQLNMTIYQQQQLIDRLTHEVIQLRQQAPEGGSNGPRNLRDELPPHY, encoded by the coding sequence ATGTCCGACACCAACGATCTCGCCAACATCCTCCAGCGCCTCGAAAGCCTGGAGATCAAGGCCAGCTTTACCGAAGACCTGCTGGACCAGCTGAACATGACCATCTACCAGCAGCAGCAACTGATCGACCGGTTGACGCACGAGGTCATCCAGCTGCGCCAGCAGGCGCCCGAAGGCGGCTCGAACGGCCCGCGCAACCTGCGCGACGAGCTGCCGCCGCATTACTGA
- the catC gene encoding muconolactone Delta-isomerase gives MLFLVRMDVNIPHSLPAEQVNDIKAREKAYSQDLQRDGRWQSIWRVVGEYANYSVFNVASNDELHQLLQGLPLFPFMKISVTPLARHPSAIG, from the coding sequence ATGCTGTTTCTTGTTCGCATGGATGTAAACATCCCCCACAGCCTGCCCGCTGAGCAGGTCAACGACATCAAGGCCCGCGAAAAGGCCTATTCGCAGGACCTGCAGCGCGATGGCCGCTGGCAGAGCATCTGGCGGGTGGTTGGCGAGTACGCCAACTACAGCGTCTTCAACGTGGCCTCCAATGACGAGCTGCACCAGTTGCTGCAAGGGCTGCCGCTGTTCCCTTTCATGAAGATATCGGTCACACCATTGGCACGGCACCCCTCGGCCATTGGCTAA
- the nth gene encoding endonuclease III, producing the protein MKTAQIEPFFATLKAANPMPNTELEYTTPFELLAAVLLSAQATDVGVNKATRKLFPVAGTPQAILDLGLEGLEGYIKTIGLYKSKAKHLMETCRILVEQHGSVVPRTREALEALPGVGRKTANVVLNVAFGQPTMAVDTHIFRVSNRTGLAPGKNPLAVELQLMKRVPAAYAVDSHHWLILLGRYVCQARKPRCWECVVSPYCDYEPKTLAP; encoded by the coding sequence ATGAAAACCGCCCAGATCGAACCCTTCTTCGCCACCCTGAAGGCGGCCAACCCCATGCCCAACACGGAGCTGGAATACACCACCCCGTTCGAACTGCTGGCCGCCGTGCTGCTGTCGGCCCAGGCCACCGATGTGGGGGTGAACAAGGCCACGCGCAAGCTGTTTCCGGTGGCGGGCACGCCGCAGGCCATTCTGGATTTGGGACTGGAAGGGTTGGAGGGCTACATCAAAACCATCGGCCTGTACAAAAGCAAGGCCAAACACCTGATGGAGACGTGCCGCATCCTGGTGGAGCAGCACGGCAGCGTGGTGCCCCGCACCCGCGAAGCCCTGGAAGCCCTGCCCGGCGTGGGCCGCAAGACGGCCAACGTGGTGCTCAACGTGGCCTTTGGCCAGCCCACCATGGCGGTGGACACGCACATCTTTCGGGTGAGCAACCGCACGGGCCTGGCGCCGGGCAAAAACCCGCTGGCGGTGGAGCTGCAGCTGATGAAGCGCGTGCCTGCGGCCTACGCGGTGGACTCGCACCACTGGCTCATCCTGCTGGGCCGCTACGTGTGCCAGGCGCGCAAGCCGCGATGCTGGGAATGTGTGGTGTCACCGTATTGCGACTACGAGCCCAAGACGCTGGCACCCTGA
- a CDS encoding tripartite tricarboxylate transporter substrate binding protein gives MKRQLLTLLAAGMALAALPAAHAQAPGADWPNKPIRWVVPFPPGGAMDAIARTLGDKVGKALGQPFVIENKAGAGGNIGADYVAKQPGDGYTMMITSIGMATNKPLYGKLSYDPIKDFAPVSLLAVVPNVLVTNATQPDVKTAADVIAAARKTPGKLTYGSAGNGTSIHLAGEVFNSLAQTDMLHIPYKGSGPALADLLGGQINYMFDSITSARPHIQSGKLRALGVTTAKRSATLPNVPTLAEAGLPGYEVSPWFAVFMPTGTPPAVVNKLNAALRDAMKQPDVVARFESIGAEPVGSTPGELTKHLARESDRWAKLIAERGIKLD, from the coding sequence ATGAAACGACAACTGCTGACCCTGCTGGCCGCCGGCATGGCGCTGGCCGCCCTGCCCGCCGCGCACGCCCAGGCACCGGGCGCCGACTGGCCAAACAAACCCATCCGCTGGGTGGTGCCCTTCCCGCCAGGTGGCGCCATGGACGCCATTGCCCGCACGCTGGGCGACAAGGTCGGCAAGGCGCTCGGCCAGCCCTTCGTCATCGAGAACAAGGCGGGTGCGGGCGGCAACATCGGTGCCGACTACGTGGCCAAGCAGCCGGGTGACGGCTACACGATGATGATCACCTCTATCGGCATGGCCACCAACAAGCCGCTGTATGGCAAGCTGTCCTACGACCCCATCAAGGACTTTGCGCCCGTGAGCCTGCTGGCCGTGGTACCCAATGTGCTGGTGACCAACGCCACCCAGCCCGACGTGAAGACTGCCGCCGACGTGATCGCCGCCGCGCGCAAGACACCGGGCAAGCTCACCTACGGCTCGGCAGGCAATGGCACGTCCATTCACCTGGCGGGCGAGGTGTTCAACTCGCTGGCGCAGACCGATATGCTGCACATCCCCTACAAGGGCAGCGGCCCGGCGTTGGCCGACCTCCTGGGCGGGCAGATCAACTACATGTTCGACAGCATCACCTCGGCCCGGCCGCACATCCAGTCGGGCAAGCTGCGCGCACTGGGGGTGACCACGGCCAAGCGCTCGGCCACCCTGCCCAACGTGCCCACGCTGGCCGAGGCCGGCCTGCCCGGCTACGAGGTATCGCCCTGGTTTGCCGTGTTCATGCCCACAGGCACGCCACCGGCCGTGGTAAACAAGCTCAACGCCGCGCTGCGCGATGCCATGAAACAACCCGACGTGGTGGCACGCTTTGAGAGCATCGGCGCCGAGCCCGTGGGCTCCACGCCCGGCGAACTGACCAAGCACCTGGCGCGCGAATCCGACCGCTGGGCCAAACTGATCGCAGAGCGCGGCATCAAGCTGGACTGA
- a CDS encoding PLP-dependent aminotransferase family protein: MQFADRLNNVETSAIRELFKLLGKPGIISFAGGFPDSAMFDVEGIRAASNAALAEEPGAALQYGATEGYNPLREQLAAFMTSKGAKDVAADNLIVTTGSQQALDLLGKTLISPGDKVIVEGPTFLATIQCFRLYGAELISAPIDGNGVKTDELEKLIAEHKPKFVYLIPTFGNPSGAMLSLERRKAVLEMAVKHNTLIVEDDPYGDLYFGDAPPPSLLNLSATVPGSRELLVHCGSLSKVLSPGLRVGWMIAPAELLGKATMCKQFSDAHTSTFAQATAAQYLKAGRMPGTLAHVRKVYAERAQAMGDALRKELGDAIEFVQPQGGLFVWARLTGAGGKVADGNVLAKRAIEKGVAFVPGTPFFCANPDHATFRLSFATADVDKIREGVARLGQAI; the protein is encoded by the coding sequence ATGCAATTTGCCGACCGCCTGAACAACGTAGAAACCTCCGCCATCCGCGAGCTTTTCAAGCTGCTGGGCAAGCCCGGCATCATCAGCTTTGCGGGTGGCTTTCCGGACAGCGCGATGTTTGACGTGGAAGGCATCCGCGCAGCCAGCAACGCCGCCCTGGCCGAAGAGCCCGGCGCAGCATTGCAATATGGCGCCACCGAGGGCTACAACCCGCTGCGCGAGCAACTGGCCGCCTTCATGACCAGCAAGGGCGCCAAGGATGTCGCGGCCGACAACCTCATCGTCACCACCGGCAGCCAGCAGGCGCTGGATCTGCTGGGCAAGACCCTCATCAGCCCCGGCGACAAGGTGATTGTGGAAGGCCCGACCTTCCTCGCAACCATCCAGTGCTTTCGCCTGTACGGCGCCGAACTCATCAGCGCGCCCATCGATGGCAATGGCGTGAAGACCGACGAGCTGGAAAAGCTCATCGCCGAGCACAAGCCCAAGTTCGTCTACCTGATCCCCACCTTCGGCAACCCCAGCGGCGCCATGCTGAGCCTGGAGCGCCGCAAGGCCGTGCTGGAGATGGCGGTGAAGCACAACACCCTGATCGTCGAGGACGATCCCTACGGCGATCTGTACTTTGGCGATGCGCCTCCACCCAGCCTGCTCAACCTGTCGGCCACCGTGCCCGGCAGCCGAGAGCTGCTGGTGCACTGCGGCAGCTTGAGCAAGGTGCTGTCGCCCGGCCTGCGCGTGGGCTGGATGATTGCCCCGGCTGAACTGCTGGGCAAGGCCACCATGTGCAAGCAGTTCAGCGATGCACACACCAGCACCTTTGCGCAGGCCACGGCCGCGCAGTACCTCAAAGCCGGCCGCATGCCTGGCACCCTGGCCCATGTGCGCAAGGTGTACGCCGAGCGCGCCCAGGCCATGGGCGATGCGCTGCGCAAGGAGCTGGGCGACGCCATCGAATTTGTGCAGCCCCAGGGCGGCCTGTTCGTGTGGGCGCGCCTCACGGGTGCAGGCGGCAAGGTGGCCGATGGCAACGTACTGGCCAAGCGCGCCATCGAAAAGGGCGTGGCCTTTGTGCCCGGCACGCCGTTCTTCTGCGCCAACCCGGACCACGCCACCTTCCGCCTGTCGTTTGCCACGGCCGATGTGGACAAGATCCGCGAAGGCGTAGCGCGCCTGGGCCAGGCGATCTGA
- a CDS encoding 3'-5' exonuclease yields the protein MTASPPPQRPHPPSRTAHRSTPDKDQIALLEPFERLGTDRIALISTPEQADKACNALAAASAWGFDTESKPTFVQGEQSDGPHIVQLATLDTAWVFQLHDPGCRARVAELLALQGVTKAGFGLGDDTKRIQHKLGVQAADVLELNTVFRQRGYRKDMGVKGAVAVLFNRRFIKSKKAATSNWANARLTEAQLVYAANDAWAALRVFNALQSSATPQDAAAASHPL from the coding sequence ATGACGGCATCTCCCCCTCCCCAGCGCCCCCACCCGCCTTCGCGCACCGCCCACCGCAGCACTCCCGACAAAGACCAGATTGCCCTGCTGGAACCCTTCGAGCGCCTGGGCACGGACCGCATCGCACTCATCTCCACCCCAGAGCAGGCTGACAAGGCCTGCAATGCGCTGGCGGCTGCCAGCGCCTGGGGGTTCGACACCGAATCCAAACCCACCTTTGTGCAGGGCGAGCAGTCCGACGGACCCCACATCGTGCAGTTGGCCACGCTCGACACAGCCTGGGTGTTCCAACTGCACGACCCAGGCTGTCGCGCCCGCGTGGCCGAGCTGCTGGCCCTGCAGGGTGTGACCAAGGCGGGCTTTGGCCTGGGGGATGACACCAAACGCATCCAGCACAAACTGGGCGTGCAAGCGGCCGATGTGCTGGAGCTGAACACCGTGTTCCGCCAACGCGGCTACCGCAAGGACATGGGGGTGAAGGGGGCGGTGGCGGTGCTGTTCAACCGGCGCTTCATCAAGTCCAAAAAGGCCGCCACCTCCAACTGGGCCAACGCCCGGTTGACCGAGGCCCAACTGGTCTACGCCGCCAACGACGCCTGGGCGGCGCTGCGGGTGTTCAACGCACTGCAGAGTTCAGCCACACCGCAGGACGCGGCAGCGGCCAGTCATCCACTATAA
- a CDS encoding dioxygenase, producing MAELTQAQLLELVNTKRIAPGNARVRQLTERIVTDLFKTINELDVTPDEFWAGIAWLTRLGAAGQTGLITAGLGFDRLLDIRADEADQRAGRAGGTPRAIEGPLFVAGAPTSKAEARVDEGEPKGEIFVMEGQVLDLDGTPVPHAMVDVWHANEQGGYSHFFPGMQPYELRRRIETDANGFYRLRSFLPPGYAIPPTGPVADLFAALGRHGNRPAHIHFLVAAPGLRTLTTQVNIPGDTYIDDDFAFATRDGLIVNLEKNVAPAGYESLGITAPFTRSRFNFVMQKAQDENEALPLTRMERVAG from the coding sequence ATGGCAGAACTCACCCAGGCCCAGTTGCTCGAACTGGTCAACACCAAAAGGATCGCCCCCGGCAATGCCCGTGTGCGCCAGCTCACCGAGCGCATCGTCACCGACCTGTTCAAGACCATCAACGAGCTCGATGTGACCCCCGACGAATTCTGGGCGGGCATCGCCTGGCTCACCCGCCTGGGCGCGGCCGGCCAGACCGGCCTGATCACGGCCGGGCTGGGTTTTGACCGCCTGCTGGACATCCGCGCCGATGAGGCCGACCAGCGCGCCGGCCGTGCCGGTGGCACACCCCGAGCCATCGAAGGACCGCTGTTCGTAGCTGGCGCCCCAACATCCAAGGCGGAGGCGCGTGTGGACGAGGGCGAGCCCAAGGGCGAGATCTTCGTCATGGAAGGCCAGGTGCTGGACCTCGACGGCACGCCCGTTCCCCATGCCATGGTCGATGTGTGGCATGCCAACGAGCAAGGCGGCTATTCGCACTTCTTCCCGGGCATGCAGCCCTACGAACTGCGCCGCCGCATCGAGACCGACGCCAACGGCTTTTACCGCTTGCGCAGCTTCCTGCCCCCGGGCTATGCCATTCCACCCACCGGCCCGGTGGCCGATCTGTTTGCAGCCCTCGGCCGCCACGGCAACCGCCCCGCGCACATCCACTTCCTGGTGGCTGCGCCGGGCCTGCGCACACTGACCACACAAGTCAACATCCCAGGCGACACCTACATCGACGACGACTTTGCCTTCGCCACGCGCGACGGCCTGATCGTGAACCTGGAGAAGAACGTGGCGCCCGCAGGCTACGAGTCGCTGGGCATCACCGCACCGTTCACGCGTTCGCGCTTCAACTTCGTGATGCAAAAGGCCCAGGACGAAAATGAAGCGCTGCCGCTGACCCGCATGGAGCGCGTGGCGGGCTGA